The nucleotide window ATGAAGCTTCGCGCCGAGCAAGCCAGGGCGCGCCGCCAAATTTCGCGCGGCCCGCAACCACCAGCCGAACACCGTGGCGTCGGGCAGCCCCTCGTCGTCTTCGATCAGGACCAGTTCCGAACGGATGCCGATGGCCGCCTGCGCGATAGCCGGATGCAGGGTCTTCTCACCGCAATAGGTCGTCCCGGAACCAAGCTCGGTCGGCCGCAGCCAGCCCAGGAATATCCGCAATGCCAGACGATATTCCAGCAAACCGGATCTGAGGAACCAGGAGACGAAATTGAGATACCCTTCGTCTGTTCCGACATCGAAGGTTGCCCGCAGTTCGGCGCGGGCATCGTAAATCAAGCCGAGCAGCCGCAACGGCGGGAGCGCCCCATCCTGCGGCCATTCCGGAATAACCGATGTTGCGTAGGCGGCGATGCGTTCGAACAATCCCGGAGCAAGCGCGGGATGAGTTTCCAGGATACGCTCGATATTCGCGATCCAGTACTGGAAATGCTCGGGACGTTTCCGGCTCAGCGCCAGCGAGGCCGGCAAGGCGACCCGGAAACGTTCGGCTGTGAATTCGCGTTCGCAGACGAAGAACTGCACGAGCCAGTCGTAAGGGAGACGATCCTCATTTGCGATGTCCTGATCGATGCAGAAAGGACCGCGGTCGAGCAGATAGGCGGCGGTCAACGCATCCACTTCGGTCGAACTCGACTCGATTGCGGTCAACCACCAGGCGAGCAGGACATCGGCGTCCGCAGCCGAACGCATCGGCACTCTTTGATGAAAATCCGGCCCCGCCGACTGCCACTTCAGCAACAGAGATTTAGGAAGCCCGAACCCCAGAGAGCAATCCGGATACGCGCTATCGGGCCGCGACAGCTCTTCCGACAGTTGGTCGACATTCATCGGGTTGATCCGAAAGCATCAGCGCTTCATTGCTAAAGACGTTCAGCGTATTTGGCAAACCGGCGATGTGCGATCTGAGGTGACGTCGCACCGGTCTGCCGCGTGCGCGCGGCGTCGGATCGGGCCGGGGCCCCGATTCGCATCCACTATGGATCATCCATATGGAAAAATGAAACTTTTCGCTCCGATCGGGACGAGGACCGAGCTTTCCAAGCACCGATTGCGGTTGCTCCCGCAGGTCGAAATCCGTATGACGGGCCCTCCACATCGCCAGTGCCCCACGAGGATACCCCGGATGAGCGACCCACGGGTATTGATCACCACTTATCCCGAGGCGTTTCTGCACCGCGGCGGCGGTGAGTTCGAAATCGTCGAGCTTGCCAACAATCTCCGTCTGCTCGGCTTCAGGGTCGATCTCTACGGTCCGAATTCGCAGCCGATCTCGTTCTACGACACGGTCCTGCATTTCTCGGTCGTCGAATCCGGAATGAACCTGTTTCGGGCGCTCAAGAGTTCCGCAAAGCGCATCGTGCTGGTCCCCAACCTGTGGTGGATCGGGCAACCGAGCGACCACGACAGGGCGAATGCCGAAGAGTTTTTCCGCCTCGCCGACCAGATCGTCTTCAAATCGACGGCGGAGCGCGACAACGTCAGCCGCTATGCAGGGTTTCCGGATTACAAGGCCGTGCTCTGTCCATGGGGCGTCGACCGTTGCTACGCCGAGCCCGCCGACCCAGGGTTGTTCAAATCGCATCATCAACTCGATCGATACATCCTGTGGCTGGGCATCATCGAGGAGCGCAAGAATCAGTTGACGGCCATTCATGCGCTGCGTGACAGCAAGGTGCCGCTCGTGCTGGTCGGAGACTATCGCGACCGGCATTATTACGAGGCCTGCCGGCGCAGCGCTCCGTCGCACTTCAGATTCATCCCGCACATCCAGCCGAAATCCGAAATGCTGCGATCGGCGTTGCAGAATTGCGACGTCTATCTCGAGGCTTCGCTCGAGCCGGCTGGAATGTCGGCGATGGAAGCCTATCTGGCCGGTCGGCCGATCGTGGTGTCGGAGGGAGACTGGACCACGGAGCATTTCGGCGACGAGGTGATCGCGATCGATCCGAAGTCCGAGGAAGCGATTGCGGAGGGCGTCAGGCGGGCGTTGAGCGGGAACTCACCATCGGCCCGCACGCGCCGCATCAATCTACGGAATTTGCTTCCGGAGAACCTGGAGCCTCTCGGTCGAGTGCTCGCCGGCGGCCGGGGGCGCTCATGAACCTCCCGCATCGCCGCCCACGAGCGTCCTCTCAATCCAGCTCGAGTCGATGAAAATGGAACATCCGCCTTCCGACGTTTCGCTCGCATCGAGCTTCCGTGCGGACAATCACATGAACACCCGGGTTCTGGTGGCACAAAACGGCCTCTGGAATCTCGATAGTCTCGGCGTTCTCGACAATGTGCGGAAGGACTCCAAGCACCTTCTGATTACCGACAAGAACGTCGAAAAGCTCTATCTACGTCCGGTTCTGGAAAGCATCGAACGGAGCGGGCGCCTCGTCCGGACGATCGTCGTGCCGCCGGAAGAATCGTCGAAGAGCTTCGAGGTGTATGCACGCCTGGTACAAACCGCGCTCGACTACGGCATCGACAAGTACTCCGTGATCTTCAGCCTGGGCGGAGGATTGGTGAACAATCTCGCAGGCTTTCTCGCCTCGACCTTGTATCGCGGAATCGGACTGATCCATCTGCCGACGAGCCTGCTCGCCCAGGTCGACGCCGCGATCGATTTCAAGCAGGCTCTCAACTTCAGTCACGGCAAGAACCTGATCGGCAGCTTCTATCCCGCGTCCAACGTGCTGATCGATCCGATCGCGTTGCGGACGCTGAACCCGCGCCTGATCCGGTGCGGGCTCGCGGAATCGATGAAGCACGCGCTGTGCCAGGACAGCGACTTCCTCAACTACATCATGTCCCACCACAATCATCTGAGCGAACTCGACTTCTTGACGGAGACGGTGGTTCGTTCGGTGAAGCTCAAGCTCGAAATGATGGCGCCGAGCCTGCATTCCGATCGCGAAGAGGTGGTCAAGCAGTACGGACATGCGGTCGGGCATGCGGTCGAACACCTCTCGGGAGGCGAAATCTACCACGGCGAAGCGATCTCGATCGGAATGTGCGTTTCGGCGGAGATCGGACGGCTGCTGGGCGTCACCGACGAAGAGACCGTCGACATTCACTACCGTTCGCTGGCGATGCTCGGCCTGCCGACCACGGTCCCGTACGAATTCTCGCTCGGCGACATCTGGGAAAAGGTTCGCTACGACAAGCACTTCTTCCGGGACCGCGCCTATGTCGGGCTGCTGCGGACGGTCGGAGTTCCGAGCAACAGCGGCGAGGACGGACTGCACGGGCACTGGGTGTCGCGTGAGGTGCTGTTCGAAGCGATCGAAGTCAATCGACGCGCGGGCCTGCGATCCGCCTACTAGACGCCCTAGCGCCTCGGCTTCATAGGGCCCGCACGGCACGTCAACTGCCGTCCGTCACAACGGGCGCTACTTTACGTCAGCACTGTGACGGTCACGCGCCGACGTAACCGCATTGGCCGGAGCCCCCCTGAATCCGCACCCGTTTTTTGGACTTGATATTAGAACTAATTAAAGGACAGATGGACCATTGATTCCGGCTGTGA belongs to Rhodopseudomonas palustris and includes:
- a CDS encoding glycosyltransferase family 4 protein, which translates into the protein MKLFAPIGTRTELSKHRLRLLPQVEIRMTGPPHRQCPTRIPRMSDPRVLITTYPEAFLHRGGGEFEIVELANNLRLLGFRVDLYGPNSQPISFYDTVLHFSVVESGMNLFRALKSSAKRIVLVPNLWWIGQPSDHDRANAEEFFRLADQIVFKSTAERDNVSRYAGFPDYKAVLCPWGVDRCYAEPADPGLFKSHHQLDRYILWLGIIEERKNQLTAIHALRDSKVPLVLVGDYRDRHYYEACRRSAPSHFRFIPHIQPKSEMLRSALQNCDVYLEASLEPAGMSAMEAYLAGRPIVVSEGDWTTEHFGDEVIAIDPKSEEAIAEGVRRALSGNSPSARTRRINLRNLLPENLEPLGRVLAGGRGRS
- a CDS encoding 2-deoxy-scyllo-inosose synthase, with product MNTRVLVAQNGLWNLDSLGVLDNVRKDSKHLLITDKNVEKLYLRPVLESIERSGRLVRTIVVPPEESSKSFEVYARLVQTALDYGIDKYSVIFSLGGGLVNNLAGFLASTLYRGIGLIHLPTSLLAQVDAAIDFKQALNFSHGKNLIGSFYPASNVLIDPIALRTLNPRLIRCGLAESMKHALCQDSDFLNYIMSHHNHLSELDFLTETVVRSVKLKLEMMAPSLHSDREEVVKQYGHAVGHAVEHLSGGEIYHGEAISIGMCVSAEIGRLLGVTDEETVDIHYRSLAMLGLPTTVPYEFSLGDIWEKVRYDKHFFRDRAYVGLLRTVGVPSNSGEDGLHGHWVSREVLFEAIEVNRRAGLRSAY